The Mytilus trossulus isolate FHL-02 chromosome 13, PNRI_Mtr1.1.1.hap1, whole genome shotgun sequence genome has a segment encoding these proteins:
- the LOC134694738 gene encoding uncharacterized protein LOC134694738: MFPLRVVRRRLAQLIRNYNLMKRLVLIGGIFMLSSYSIYHLYWGPGYMSYVHGNIWAKCMIPQVNPFDKEIMKFYWKPDPIVCSKETDLVYFDYNATLHINKTRTRGKIVTCNYQEIKRHKDDKTLELGNEVWFNNSVIVKTDFVNVNCFINKKKIYSRLHLQVYRSDKTVRTKKNGGENYNILMFGLDSVSRLAAIRELPKTLKYLETNLSGYVLKGYTKVADTTLPNLAPVMTGHYAFTKEFPVIPNLPYDNHPFIWRNFSALGAATFFSEDWPRLCTYNLETSGGGGFSNPPTNHYMRPFYLAINEMKLFEAPLADVLQFFEDKNFKLRDNSYLCYGDNPMHVLAIEYLKRFLIAYRHDFKFAKVWNNKLSHNYVNFIKLADDDLLDLLIFMKTEGFLDNSFLFFMSDHGSRVDKIRNTPIGRLEERLPLMSVVIPEQIKQKYPNLHENLKTNIDRLSSPFDIHKTMVDILNENFQPKEVEQPYPRGISLFRPIPEDRSCANAGIDEHNCVCYSSEKVETKMPVIQKLTSFVISHINEQLPKDICADLKLKKVLAAKRVHTHLTYDQQTQSKKPLLYFFYKPKDDTRERYLLVLQLSPSDGVFEATVEHQNKKDFNILGDISRTNRYGNQSICIHDMHLRHYCYCK, translated from the coding sequence ATGTTTCCATTGAGAGTCGTACGACGTCGACTAGCACAGTTAATAAGGAATTATAATCTTATGAAACGTTTAGTTTTGATTGGTGGAATATTTATGTTAAGTAGTTATTCAATTTACCACTTGTACTGGGGACCCGGATATATGTCTTACGTTCACGGAAATATTTGGGCAAAGTGTATGATACCCCAAGTAAACCCATTCGATAAggaaattatgaaattttactgGAAACCAGATCCAATTGTGTGTTCTAAGGAAACGGACTTAGTTTATTTCGACTATAATGCAACGttgcatataaataaaacacGAACACGTGGTAAAATTGTCACGTGCAATTACCAAGAAATTAAAAGGCAtaaagatgataaaacattagAACTTGGAAATGAGGTTTGGTTTAATAACTCGGTTATAGTGAAAACTGATTTTGTAAAtgtgaattgttttatcaataaaaagaaaatatacagtCGATTGCATCTACAAGTCTACCGATCTGACAAAACTGTTAGAACTAAGAAAAATGGCGGGGAAAATTATAATATTCTCATGTTTGGATTAGATTCTGTGTCCAGGTTAGCAGCAATCCGAGAGCTTCCGAAAACTCTTAAATATCTCGAAACCAATTTGAGCGGCTATGTTTTAAAAGGTTATACAAAAGTGGCTGATACAACGTTACCTAATCTTGCACCAGTCATGACCGGACATTATGCCTTTACGAAGGAATTTCCAGTTATACCAAATCTGCCTTATGACAACCATCCATTCATTTGGCGAAATTTTTCAGCGTTAGGTGCCGCAACATTCTTTTCAGAAGACTGGCCCCGATTATGTACATATAATTTAGAGACTAGTGGTGGTGGTGGATTTTCTAACCCTCCAACAAATCATTATATGAGACCATTTTATCTAGCTATTAACGAAATGAAACTATTTGAAGCTCCACTAGCAGACGTGCTTCAGTTTTTCGAAGATAAGAATTTTAAGCTGCGAGACAACTCGTATTTGTGTTATGGTGATAATCCAATGCATGTATTAGCCATTGAATATTTGAAACGATTTTTAATAGCATATCGTCATGACTTTAAATTTGCAAAAGTGTGGAATAACAAACTAAGtcataattatgttaattttatcaaactTGCAGATGACGACCTATTagatcttcttatttttatgaaaacagAGGGATTTTTAGACAACTCTTTCCTTTTCTTCATGAGCGACCATGGGTCACGTGTCGATAAAATCAGAAATACACCAATCGGAAGGCTAGAAGAACGACTACCATTGATGTCTGTTGTTATTCcagaacaaataaaacaaaaatatccgAATTTGCATGAAAATTTAAAGACTAATATAGATCGATTATCTTCCCCTTTTGACATTCATAAAACAATGGTTGATATTCTCAACGAAAACTTTCAACCAAAGGAAGTTGAACAGCCTTATCCAAGAGGAATAAGCCTTTTTAGACCAATACCGGAAGACCGATCTTGCGCAAACGCAGGAATCGACGAACATAACTGTGTTTGCTATTCATCAGAAAAAGTCGAAACAAAAATGCCAGTTATTCAAAAACTAACTTCGTTCGTAATATCCCACATCAACGAGCAGCTTCCGAAAGATATATGTGCAGATTTAAAACTGAAGAAAGTTCTCGCAGCTAAGAGAGTACATACGCACTTGACTTACGATCAACAGACTCAGAGCAAGAAACCCCTTTTATACTTTTTCTACAAACCAAAAGACGATACTCGGGAGCGTTATTTATTAGTTTTACAACTGAGTCCAAGCGACGGTGTTTTTGAAGCAACCGTGGAACACCAGAATAAGAAAGACTTTAATATCTTAGGGGATATAAGTAGAACCAACAGATACGGGAACCAGTCTATATGTATCCATGATATGCATTTACGGCACTACTGTTACTGTAAATAA